The following proteins are co-located in the Heliorestis convoluta genome:
- a CDS encoding nitroreductase family protein: MPLVFTESQIQRCYKAIQVRTSRRKFNGEPLKSHDISVLQSLCQSFRPFHGLRAVLVNEPPDDIFTGLAGSYGKVKDAPAYMAFIGKSDLEEVEGKIGYLGEALILEATAAGLSTCWVAGFFCPYMVRSQIDLQEREKVYAVTPLGYTDKGLNFEEKTMSFLVSSKKRKSLVQLTAGQDHTTWPQTVQEALKAVQWAPSAVNRQPWRIRREEKSFIIATDGPQGSYGISKRLDCGIAMVHFEVALRYHGEEGDWQWLHEPDVAKWTVLEKQ; this comes from the coding sequence ATGCCCCTGGTCTTTACCGAAAGTCAAATACAGCGCTGTTACAAAGCGATTCAAGTGCGTACTTCGAGACGAAAGTTTAACGGAGAACCATTAAAATCTCATGATATATCTGTTCTCCAAAGCCTCTGTCAATCCTTCCGTCCCTTTCATGGACTTAGAGCTGTCCTAGTCAACGAGCCACCTGATGATATCTTTACAGGTCTTGCCGGTTCTTATGGCAAGGTAAAAGATGCACCTGCTTATATGGCCTTTATTGGTAAAAGCGATCTCGAAGAAGTAGAAGGAAAGATTGGCTACCTTGGAGAAGCCCTTATCTTAGAGGCGACAGCAGCAGGCCTTTCCACTTGTTGGGTTGCAGGTTTTTTCTGTCCTTACATGGTTAGAAGTCAAATTGACTTGCAAGAAAGAGAAAAAGTTTATGCAGTCACACCCCTTGGCTATACAGACAAAGGTCTTAACTTCGAAGAAAAAACTATGTCTTTTCTTGTAAGTTCAAAAAAAAGAAAAAGCCTTGTTCAGCTTACAGCAGGTCAAGATCATACCACCTGGCCTCAAACAGTGCAGGAAGCTCTCAAAGCAGTACAGTGGGCTCCCTCTGCAGTCAACCGTCAGCCTTGGAGAATTCGAAGAGAAGAAAAGAGCTTCATCATTGCCACAGATGGTCCACAGGGCAGTTATGGCATATCGAAAAGACTGGATTGTGGTATTGCTATGGTGCACTTTGAAGTGGCACTGCGCTATCACGGAGAAGAGGGAGATTGGCAATGGCTTCATGAGCCTGATGTAGCAAAGTGGACTGTCCTGGAGAAACAGTAG
- a CDS encoding S1C family serine protease, with the protein MEEKKQDSEKKERRLAVRRENNSDQSYWKVPITPEMERQLEIDLFQELNERYEHDDEAEELGKRKKQSAMMVRVIGWTTGLIFLFLVLLGSTYGLRLPPLDFLTRSQELAQNPEMKALQEAVVHVESLGRRGTGFNIDASGLIVTNHHVIADARVIYVSFSRGGAVYRVQEHKSFPEIDLALLKIDGDQLPALPVDLRSQIHAGESLLIIGNPLGFSKVIKEGEYLGSTKLRNWDEPVWMIESTIYQGSSGSPVFNEAGNVVAVIFATLRQEEDSESIVGLAVPIHYLHRDLPF; encoded by the coding sequence ATGGAAGAAAAAAAGCAAGACAGTGAAAAGAAAGAACGTCGTCTGGCTGTTCGTAGAGAAAATAATTCCGACCAATCTTACTGGAAAGTGCCGATTACACCAGAGATGGAACGCCAACTGGAAATCGATCTTTTTCAAGAACTGAATGAGCGCTATGAACATGACGATGAAGCGGAAGAGCTGGGAAAAAGAAAAAAACAGTCAGCCATGATGGTTCGCGTGATTGGATGGACTACAGGACTTATCTTTTTATTTCTTGTTCTTTTAGGAAGCACTTATGGATTGCGTCTTCCGCCTTTAGATTTCTTAACTCGCTCGCAGGAACTTGCACAAAACCCAGAAATGAAAGCGCTACAGGAGGCTGTCGTTCATGTAGAATCATTAGGGCGAAGAGGGACAGGCTTTAATATTGATGCGTCAGGACTGATTGTGACCAATCATCACGTGATAGCAGATGCTCGAGTTATTTATGTTAGTTTTTCACGAGGTGGCGCAGTCTATCGCGTGCAAGAACACAAATCATTTCCTGAAATTGATCTGGCCTTACTAAAAATTGATGGAGATCAATTGCCGGCTTTGCCTGTAGATTTACGCTCACAGATTCATGCGGGCGAGTCCTTGTTAATTATTGGCAACCCTCTTGGCTTTTCAAAAGTCATAAAAGAAGGCGAGTACCTGGGGTCCACGAAACTTCGCAACTGGGATGAGCCTGTATGGATGATTGAAAGTACAATTTACCAAGGTTCAAGCGGAAGCCCTGTTTTTAATGAAGCTGGTAATGTGGTTGCTGTTATCTTTGCAACGTTGAGACAAGAGGAAGATAGCGAATCAATCGTTGGTCTAGCCGTACCTATTCATTATTTACATCGCGACCTTCCTTTCTAG
- a CDS encoding H-type small acid-soluble spore protein, protein MEARRAEEILQSPDTIEVQYQQSSVWIEEVDRGKDTAQVKLLVDGKRIEVPVAALEEKS, encoded by the coding sequence ATGGAAGCTAGAAGAGCCGAAGAAATTCTTCAGTCGCCTGATACGATTGAAGTGCAGTACCAACAAAGCTCTGTCTGGATTGAAGAAGTAGACCGCGGAAAAGATACAGCGCAGGTGAAGCTGCTAGTAGATGGTAAGCGAATCGAAGTACCTGTTGCTGCACTGGAGGAAAAGTCCTAA
- a CDS encoding peroxiredoxin family protein has product MKKFRLSLLPLLLLTLALILGGCGADSSDQGTPTTSFGMRGHQAPDFTLKTLEGQDITLSELQGKPVVLNFWATTCPYCLTEKPHVNQFYAENQENVVVLGVNLAFQDDINDVKKFLDIANITFPTVFDETGEVTMAYRVGGLPTTYIIDKKGIIQNVKMGAIASKSELDSLVAPLR; this is encoded by the coding sequence ATGAAAAAATTTCGTCTATCCCTACTTCCCCTTCTATTGCTCACCCTTGCTTTAATTTTGGGCGGCTGTGGCGCTGACAGTAGCGATCAAGGGACACCGACCACTTCTTTCGGCATGAGAGGTCACCAGGCACCTGATTTTACACTGAAAACATTAGAAGGACAGGATATCACCTTATCTGAACTACAAGGCAAACCTGTTGTGCTTAATTTCTGGGCAACCACATGTCCCTACTGCTTAACCGAAAAGCCTCATGTGAACCAGTTTTACGCAGAAAACCAGGAAAATGTCGTTGTCTTAGGTGTAAATCTTGCCTTTCAAGATGATATCAACGATGTGAAAAAATTCTTAGATATTGCCAATATAACCTTTCCTACCGTCTTTGATGAAACAGGCGAAGTTACCATGGCTTACCGAGTTGGTGGACTACCTACAACCTATATCATCGACAAAAAAGGGATTATACAAAATGTAAAAATGGGTGCCATTGCAAGCAAAAGTGAATTAGATTCCCTTGTAGCACCCTTGCGGTAA
- a CDS encoding ferritin-like domain-containing protein: MLFKSSEIVEFAVAIERNGEAFYKSLLGKVKSGQAHHVLQYLAAAEQQHIKDFQSLRDRLGDYQAPQQYDGEYEAYLTFLIESNVFGKAPEVEKLVAQIQTDQDAIDLAIRFEKESILFFNELLRLVSESDKEPVKELIRQEQEHILKLVELRKIIENA, encoded by the coding sequence ATGCTTTTTAAATCTAGCGAAATTGTTGAGTTTGCTGTGGCTATCGAGAGAAATGGTGAAGCTTTTTACAAAAGCTTGCTTGGTAAAGTAAAAAGCGGCCAAGCACATCATGTTCTTCAATATTTGGCTGCTGCAGAACAACAGCATATTAAAGATTTTCAAAGCTTACGAGATCGTTTAGGCGACTACCAGGCACCTCAACAATATGATGGTGAATATGAAGCGTACCTTACATTTTTAATTGAGAGCAATGTTTTTGGAAAAGCACCAGAAGTGGAAAAGTTGGTAGCACAAATACAAACAGATCAAGATGCCATAGATCTAGCCATTCGCTTTGAAAAAGAATCCATTCTTTTCTTTAACGAGCTTCTGCGTCTTGTTTCAGAAAGCGATAAAGAGCCCGTTAAGGAACTAATTCGCCAGGAACAGGAGCATATCTTAAAGTTAGTTGAATTGCGTAAAATAATAGAAAACGCATAG
- a CDS encoding NAD(P)/FAD-dependent oxidoreductase has product MEKRFDALIIGCGPAGLSAALNLQIRKKSFLILGSKVCSPWLEKAERIDNYLGFPGINGTALRDLFLDHVKKMDISIQSEKVSSIYHLGDFFVAKSGTKEYESKAIIIATGVHIEKPLEGENDYLGRGVSYCATCDGPLYRDKKVALVDFTEEEGWEEATFLSEIVDKIFYYPVKGMKTRTPLSNMEVLQEKPLALEGKDDKLQALVLENSTVPVEGLFIIRETQRADVLLPGLETKQGAIVVDENMATNVPGAFAAGDCTGKPYQLAKAVGQGGIASLSAVSFLDSRRA; this is encoded by the coding sequence ATGGAAAAAAGATTTGACGCTTTGATCATCGGTTGCGGTCCTGCCGGATTGTCAGCAGCTTTGAACTTACAAATTCGAAAGAAATCTTTTCTCATTCTAGGATCTAAAGTTTGTAGTCCCTGGCTAGAAAAAGCGGAACGCATCGATAATTATCTTGGCTTTCCCGGTATCAACGGTACAGCGTTGCGCGATCTTTTTCTTGACCATGTCAAGAAAATGGACATATCGATTCAAAGCGAAAAAGTTTCCTCCATTTATCATCTGGGCGACTTTTTCGTGGCAAAAAGTGGCACAAAAGAATATGAAAGCAAAGCTATAATTATTGCTACGGGCGTGCACATAGAAAAGCCTTTAGAAGGGGAAAATGATTATTTAGGTCGCGGTGTCTCTTATTGCGCCACCTGCGACGGACCTCTCTATCGTGATAAAAAGGTAGCACTTGTTGATTTTACGGAAGAAGAAGGATGGGAAGAGGCAACCTTTCTATCTGAAATCGTTGATAAGATCTTCTACTATCCCGTAAAAGGCATGAAAACTCGAACCCCCTTGTCCAATATGGAAGTATTACAAGAAAAACCGCTAGCTCTCGAAGGCAAAGATGATAAACTACAGGCACTGGTTCTTGAAAACAGTACTGTCCCAGTGGAAGGTCTTTTTATCATTCGTGAAACACAGCGTGCTGATGTACTGCTACCTGGTCTAGAGACAAAGCAAGGTGCTATAGTAGTAGATGAAAATATGGCAACGAATGTTCCAGGCGCTTTTGCGGCCGGTGATTGTACCGGCAAACCTTATCAACTAGCAAAAGCCGTTGGTCAGGGGGGCATTGCGTCTTTATCTGCTGTTTCTTTTTTAGACAGTCGCCGTGCCTAA
- a CDS encoding succinate dehydrogenase encodes MASNNHFAIRKVHSLLGIIPIGLFFLEHTITNSMAILGEEMWMLFVSFLHNLPFKIFLEVGLIFLPIAFHALYGLWVVYGAKNNVLRYSYFKNWMFYLQRITAIITLVFVVWHVWTLKAANLYYSQSYFQAMGEMLSNPLIFAAYLIGFLAAAFHFTNGIWSFLVAWGVTIGPKAQKVSFALCMGFFAVLSAAGIGSLISFLQ; translated from the coding sequence ATGGCGTCTAACAATCATTTTGCCATCCGAAAAGTGCACTCTTTGCTCGGCATTATCCCTATTGGACTCTTCTTTCTAGAGCATACTATCACCAATTCCATGGCGATTCTGGGAGAAGAGATGTGGATGCTTTTTGTATCTTTTCTTCACAATCTTCCCTTTAAGATCTTCTTAGAGGTTGGTCTCATTTTTCTTCCTATTGCATTTCACGCTCTTTATGGACTCTGGGTTGTTTACGGTGCAAAGAACAATGTCTTGCGATACAGTTACTTTAAGAACTGGATGTTCTATCTACAACGAATTACAGCCATTATAACCTTGGTGTTTGTAGTCTGGCACGTATGGACATTGAAAGCGGCCAATCTTTATTATTCGCAAAGCTACTTCCAGGCTATGGGAGAAATGCTTTCTAACCCGCTGATTTTCGCAGCCTATCTAATTGGTTTTCTAGCAGCAGCTTTTCACTTTACCAATGGTATTTGGAGCTTCCTTGTTGCCTGGGGCGTAACCATTGGCCCGAAAGCACAAAAAGTATCTTTTGCTCTATGTATGGGATTTTTCGCTGTATTATCGGCAGCAGGCATCGGATCCCTGATCTCTTTTCTGCAGTAA
- the sdhA gene encoding succinate dehydrogenase flavoprotein subunit — protein sequence METKIIVVGGGLAGLMATIKICEAGGKVDLFSLVSVKRSHSVCAQGGINGAVNTKGEGDSPAEHFDDTVYGGDFLANQPPVKAMCDAAPGIINMLDRMGVMFNRTPEGLLDFRRFGGTKHHRTAFAGATTGQQLLYALDEQVRRWEAAGRVTKYEGWDYLSAVLDSEGQCRGMTAQNMTTMEIKAFRGEAVILATGGIGMVFGRSTNSTINTGSPQGSAYQQGVFYSNGEMIQVHPTAIPGEDKLRLMSESARGEGGRVWTYKDGKPWYFLEEWYPAYGNLVPRDVATRAIYKVCYELKLGVNGEPMVYLDLSHIDAKMLDRKLGGIIEIYEKFVGEDPRKVPMKIFPGMHYTMGGLWTDYNGMTNIPGLFASGEAEYQYHGANRLGANSLLSAIYGGMVSGPSVMKYTSGLKKSAQDLPQSIFDQEVKVQQSKMESIYKMQGNENPYVLHKELGELMTEHVTIIRYNKNLQKADEQIQELMQRYHKIGLPDAARHDNQSAIFTRHLWNMLELARAITVGALLRNESRGSHYKPEFPERDDEKFLKTTMARWTAEGPNITYEDVDVSLIKPRPRRYDVDKEAK from the coding sequence ATGGAAACGAAAATTATTGTCGTTGGCGGCGGGTTAGCAGGCCTTATGGCAACGATTAAGATTTGCGAAGCAGGTGGCAAAGTCGACCTTTTCTCATTAGTATCAGTGAAGCGTTCGCATTCCGTGTGCGCGCAGGGTGGCATCAACGGCGCAGTAAATACAAAAGGGGAAGGCGATTCCCCAGCAGAACACTTTGATGACACTGTCTACGGAGGAGATTTTCTAGCGAACCAACCGCCTGTAAAAGCTATGTGTGATGCTGCGCCTGGCATTATTAACATGCTCGATCGCATGGGTGTTATGTTTAACAGAACGCCGGAAGGCCTTCTAGATTTTCGTCGTTTTGGTGGCACAAAGCATCATCGTACTGCTTTTGCCGGTGCGACAACAGGCCAACAGCTTCTCTATGCTTTGGATGAGCAAGTTCGTCGTTGGGAAGCAGCAGGCCGTGTTACAAAGTATGAAGGTTGGGATTACCTCTCTGCTGTTCTTGACTCCGAAGGGCAATGCCGAGGCATGACAGCACAGAACATGACAACCATGGAAATCAAAGCTTTTCGTGGTGAAGCTGTAATTCTAGCCACAGGTGGCATTGGCATGGTCTTTGGCCGTTCCACCAATTCCACCATTAACACAGGCTCACCACAAGGATCTGCCTATCAACAAGGTGTCTTCTATAGTAACGGTGAAATGATTCAGGTTCACCCTACAGCAATTCCAGGTGAAGACAAACTTCGCTTGATGTCAGAGTCTGCTCGTGGTGAAGGCGGTCGAGTCTGGACTTATAAAGACGGGAAACCTTGGTATTTTCTAGAAGAGTGGTATCCTGCCTATGGTAACTTGGTGCCTCGTGACGTAGCAACAAGAGCCATTTATAAAGTTTGCTATGAGCTCAAGCTTGGCGTCAACGGAGAGCCTATGGTTTATCTCGATCTCTCCCATATTGATGCGAAGATGCTCGACCGTAAGCTGGGCGGCATTATCGAGATTTACGAGAAATTTGTAGGCGAAGATCCTCGTAAAGTGCCCATGAAAATCTTCCCTGGTATGCACTATACCATGGGTGGACTTTGGACTGACTATAATGGCATGACCAATATCCCGGGTCTTTTTGCCAGTGGTGAAGCAGAGTACCAGTACCATGGTGCCAATCGTCTCGGTGCTAACTCCTTGCTTTCTGCAATTTACGGCGGTATGGTCTCAGGGCCATCCGTTATGAAATATACTTCAGGGCTCAAAAAGTCTGCCCAGGATCTACCGCAATCTATCTTTGATCAAGAAGTCAAAGTCCAGCAAAGCAAAATGGAATCAATCTATAAAATGCAAGGCAACGAGAATCCTTATGTGTTGCATAAAGAGCTCGGTGAGCTGATGACGGAGCATGTTACGATCATTCGCTACAATAAAAACCTTCAAAAAGCCGATGAGCAAATTCAAGAACTGATGCAACGATACCATAAGATTGGTTTACCTGATGCAGCACGTCATGACAATCAATCGGCTATCTTCACTCGCCACTTATGGAACATGCTAGAACTAGCTAGAGCCATTACCGTCGGTGCTCTATTGCGTAATGAAAGCCGTGGTTCTCATTACAAGCCTGAGTTTCCCGAACGTGATGATGAGAAATTCCTCAAAACGACCATGGCTCGTTGGACGGCTGAAGGTCCCAACATCACCTATGAAGATGTGGACGTGTCTCTGATCAAGCCGCGGCCTCGCCGATATGACGTGGACAAGGAGGCGAAGTGA
- the sdhB gene encoding succinate dehydrogenase iron-sulfur subunit gives MGEKIRVRVKRQDSPEAPARWEEFDIPYRKNLNVIAMLMHIQKNPVLANGQKTSPVVYECNCLEEVCGACTMVINGKPQQACSALVDQLQKPITLEPLSKFPVLRDLHVDRKKMFETLKQVKGWVQIDGTYDLGPGPRMAPEVQEWAYPLSRCMTCGCCAEACPNYNEKSHFMGPAAISQVRLFNAHPTGAMQKNERLDAIMDKGGISDCGNAQNCVQVCPKEIPLTTSIGDMGRETVKRWFSRALRS, from the coding sequence ATGGGAGAAAAAATAAGAGTACGCGTTAAAAGACAAGACAGCCCAGAAGCACCAGCTCGCTGGGAAGAATTCGATATTCCTTATCGAAAAAACCTTAATGTCATTGCCATGTTGATGCATATTCAAAAGAATCCAGTCTTAGCCAACGGGCAAAAGACATCTCCCGTTGTCTATGAATGTAATTGCTTGGAAGAGGTTTGTGGCGCTTGTACGATGGTGATTAATGGAAAGCCTCAACAAGCTTGCTCCGCTCTCGTAGATCAACTCCAAAAGCCGATTACACTAGAGCCTTTAAGCAAATTTCCTGTTCTTCGTGATCTCCATGTGGATCGAAAAAAAATGTTTGAAACCTTAAAGCAGGTAAAAGGCTGGGTTCAAATAGATGGTACCTATGACTTAGGCCCAGGACCTCGAATGGCACCAGAAGTGCAAGAATGGGCTTATCCTCTTTCACGCTGCATGACCTGTGGTTGTTGTGCAGAAGCTTGTCCAAATTACAACGAAAAATCGCACTTTATGGGACCTGCAGCAATATCGCAAGTCCGTCTTTTTAACGCCCATCCAACAGGGGCGATGCAAAAAAACGAACGCCTTGATGCAATTATGGACAAAGGCGGCATCAGTGACTGTGGTAACGCCCAGAACTGTGTTCAAGTTTGTCCAAAAGAAATTCCATTGACCACGTCCATTGGTGATATGGGGAGAGAAACGGTAAAACGTTGGTTCTCCAGAGCATTGCGATCCTAA
- the sucC gene encoding ADP-forming succinate--CoA ligase subunit beta, whose product MKCFEYMGKELFAQFGIPVPSGRMVTTAEEAEKVAAEIGRPVVVKSQVLSGKRGKAGGIKFADTPEEAKDAAAEILSMTVQGHAVNRLLVEEKLKIESEIYVAITIDGASQAPVLITSAKGGMDIEEQAEEDIVKVHLDVFLGLQPYMAKDLARRIGLKGALAKGYSDVVQKMYRCMIEKDAELVEINPLVVSGDQVIAADAKVTIDDSALYRQKDIEYVDEDMTEIEKMARDAGIGSYVQLGGDIAVMANGAGITMGTLDMVQLFGGEPANFMDAGGGTGVEGTARAIEILLAQKPKVIFINIFGGITRCDDVAKALAYVKENKGIPVPVVVRMVGTNEEEGVKILQEVGIDAYRNMKEAAQKAVELSKAGEAQ is encoded by the coding sequence GTGAAATGCTTTGAGTACATGGGCAAAGAATTGTTCGCACAGTTTGGAATTCCCGTTCCCTCTGGTCGTATGGTAACAACGGCAGAAGAAGCAGAAAAAGTGGCCGCCGAAATTGGACGTCCCGTTGTCGTAAAATCACAAGTGTTGTCAGGGAAAAGAGGCAAAGCCGGTGGCATTAAGTTTGCTGATACACCGGAAGAAGCAAAAGATGCTGCTGCTGAAATTTTATCGATGACCGTACAAGGTCACGCTGTGAATCGCCTGTTGGTAGAGGAAAAGTTAAAAATAGAAAGTGAAATTTATGTAGCCATTACCATTGATGGTGCTTCTCAAGCACCTGTTCTCATTACATCCGCTAAAGGTGGTATGGATATTGAGGAACAGGCTGAAGAAGATATTGTAAAAGTTCACTTAGATGTATTCTTAGGCTTGCAACCTTATATGGCGAAAGATCTGGCTCGTCGAATTGGCCTAAAAGGTGCTTTGGCCAAAGGTTATAGCGATGTGGTACAGAAAATGTATCGCTGCATGATTGAAAAAGATGCTGAACTTGTAGAAATCAATCCACTTGTCGTTTCTGGCGATCAAGTAATCGCAGCCGATGCTAAAGTTACCATTGACGACAGTGCTCTTTATCGCCAAAAAGATATTGAGTATGTTGATGAAGATATGACCGAGATAGAGAAAATGGCACGCGATGCAGGCATCGGTTCTTATGTTCAGCTTGGTGGCGACATTGCAGTGATGGCCAATGGAGCTGGTATCACCATGGGTACACTGGATATGGTACAGCTGTTTGGCGGAGAACCTGCCAACTTCATGGATGCAGGTGGCGGCACTGGCGTAGAAGGAACAGCTAGAGCCATTGAGATTTTGCTAGCACAGAAGCCTAAAGTGATTTTTATTAACATCTTCGGTGGCATCACTCGTTGTGATGATGTAGCCAAAGCCCTAGCCTATGTGAAAGAAAATAAAGGTATTCCTGTGCCTGTTGTTGTTCGTATGGTTGGTACGAACGAAGAAGAAGGCGTAAAGATTCTACAAGAAGTAGGAATCGATGCATACAGGAATATGAAAGAAGCAGCTCAAAAAGCTGTAGAACTTTCTAAAGCTGGGGAGGCACAGTAA
- the sucD gene encoding succinate--CoA ligase subunit alpha encodes MAILVNEQSKVLIQGITGKQGTFHLKRMQEFGTNVVAGVAPGKGGRIHEGVPLYETVFEAVEEHPIDATVLFIPAPYCKDAALEAIEAGIKVIVIITEHIPVMDELFIVNRAKMKGVTIIGPNTFGMASWKCKLGILPNVAFSQGPVGVVARSGTLTYEIVGSLTNVGIGQTSVVGLGGDRVPGTNFIDMLKLFEADPDTKAVVLVGEIGGNAEEEASEYIKTMSKPVIAYLAGKSAPPGKRMGHAGAIIERGKGTYEGKVKALTEAGAQVATFPYEVVDMIQKVLKK; translated from the coding sequence ATGGCTATTTTAGTAAATGAACAATCTAAGGTTCTTATTCAAGGGATCACAGGAAAACAGGGCACTTTTCATCTGAAAAGAATGCAAGAATTTGGTACCAACGTTGTCGCTGGCGTAGCGCCAGGCAAAGGCGGTCGCATTCACGAAGGTGTGCCTCTTTATGAAACGGTTTTTGAAGCTGTAGAAGAACATCCCATTGATGCTACAGTTCTCTTCATTCCGGCTCCTTATTGTAAAGATGCAGCTTTAGAAGCGATTGAAGCAGGTATCAAAGTTATCGTCATTATCACAGAACATATTCCTGTGATGGACGAATTGTTCATTGTGAATCGGGCTAAGATGAAAGGTGTCACCATTATTGGTCCCAATACTTTTGGTATGGCTTCTTGGAAGTGCAAGCTAGGTATTCTACCTAACGTTGCTTTTTCACAGGGACCTGTTGGTGTAGTAGCTCGTTCTGGAACCCTTACCTATGAAATTGTAGGCTCTTTGACCAATGTTGGTATTGGTCAAACGAGTGTGGTGGGTCTCGGTGGTGACCGTGTACCCGGCACGAACTTTATTGATATGCTGAAGCTCTTTGAAGCGGATCCTGATACGAAAGCAGTCGTTTTAGTCGGTGAAATCGGTGGCAACGCAGAAGAAGAAGCTTCTGAATATATTAAGACCATGTCCAAGCCAGTGATAGCGTACTTGGCTGGTAAAAGTGCACCGCCCGGGAAAAGAATGGGACATGCTGGTGCAATTATCGAGCGTGGTAAAGGTACCTATGAAGGCAAAGTGAAAGCCTTGACAGAAGCAGGTGCCCAGGTTGCCACTTTCCCCTACGAAGTTGTTGATATGATTCAAAAAGTGCTGAAAAAATAG
- a CDS encoding acyl-CoA mutase large subunit family protein, which yields MFDPNEVAQLKEKKEHWKTNKLDKVTQRFPERRASFATDSDISVDAVYTPDDLGSFDYNEQLGLPGEYPYTRGVQPNMYRGRLWTMRQYAGFGTAEETNKRFRYLLEQGQTGLSCAFDLPTQIGYDSDSDLAQGEIGKVGVAIDTLADMEILFDQIPMDKVSTSMTINAPAAVLLAMYIAVAEKQGISADKLNGTIQNDILKEYIARGTYIFPPEPSMRLITDIFAYCAEQVPNWNTISISGYHIREAGSTAAQEIAFTLADGIAYVQAAINAGLDVDKFAPRLSFFFNAHLNFFEEIAKFRAARRIWSKIMKERFGAKNPKSWMLRFHTQTAGSTLTAQQPNVNIMRVAYQALMAVLGGTQSLHTNSRDEALALPSEESVLIALRTQQVIGYEIGAADVVDPLGGSYFVEHLTDELEKKAMAYIDKIDSIGGAPNAIEFMQREIQASAYKYQQEIESEDRVVIGVNKFKMQEEPPKDLLRVDPALGEAQKAKLKQIKEQRDQARVQAALERVRATAQSNDNLMPVIIDAVKEYASLGEICGVLRDVYGEYRQQIIF from the coding sequence ATGTTCGACCCCAACGAAGTAGCTCAATTAAAAGAGAAAAAAGAACATTGGAAAACGAACAAACTGGATAAAGTAACACAACGATTTCCAGAGCGTCGGGCATCTTTTGCAACCGATAGTGACATTTCTGTCGATGCTGTCTACACACCAGATGATCTTGGATCCTTTGATTACAACGAACAGCTAGGCTTACCAGGTGAGTATCCTTATACACGAGGGGTACAACCGAACATGTATCGAGGTCGACTCTGGACCATGCGCCAGTACGCTGGTTTTGGGACAGCAGAAGAAACGAACAAGCGCTTTCGTTATTTATTAGAACAAGGTCAGACAGGCCTCTCTTGCGCTTTCGATCTTCCTACACAAATCGGCTATGATTCGGACAGCGATCTTGCACAGGGAGAAATCGGAAAAGTAGGCGTAGCCATTGATACGCTGGCAGACATGGAGATTCTTTTTGATCAAATTCCTATGGACAAGGTTTCTACATCCATGACGATCAACGCACCTGCTGCTGTTCTACTGGCCATGTACATTGCTGTTGCAGAAAAGCAAGGCATCAGTGCCGATAAGCTGAACGGAACGATTCAAAACGATATCTTAAAAGAGTATATTGCTCGTGGAACTTATATTTTCCCACCAGAACCTTCAATGCGTCTCATTACTGATATCTTTGCATATTGTGCAGAGCAGGTACCAAACTGGAATACTATATCTATTTCGGGCTACCACATTCGTGAAGCAGGTTCCACAGCAGCCCAGGAAATTGCCTTTACACTTGCTGATGGCATTGCTTATGTACAAGCAGCTATCAATGCTGGACTGGATGTTGATAAATTTGCACCACGACTTTCTTTCTTCTTTAATGCACATCTGAACTTCTTCGAAGAAATTGCTAAGTTCCGAGCCGCTCGTAGAATTTGGTCTAAAATCATGAAAGAGCGCTTTGGCGCTAAGAATCCCAAGTCATGGATGCTACGTTTCCATACACAAACAGCAGGTTCTACTTTAACAGCTCAACAACCCAATGTAAATATTATGCGTGTCGCTTATCAAGCTTTGATGGCTGTACTCGGCGGCACCCAGTCTCTCCATACTAATTCTCGTGATGAAGCGCTTGCTCTGCCCAGCGAGGAATCTGTACTGATTGCTTTACGGACGCAACAAGTCATCGGTTACGAGATTGGTGCGGCTGATGTGGTCGATCCACTCGGTGGTTCTTATTTCGTGGAACATTTAACGGACGAGCTTGAAAAGAAAGCCATGGCTTATATCGATAAGATTGATTCAATAGGCGGTGCACCCAACGCTATCGAATTTATGCAACGAGAGATTCAGGCTAGTGCCTACAAATATCAGCAAGAGATTGAGTCAGAAGATCGCGTCGTCATCGGTGTTAACAAGTTCAAGATGCAAGAAGAGCCTCCCAAAGATTTACTTCGCGTTGATCCAGCCCTTGGTGAAGCACAAAAAGCAAAGCTCAAGCAGATCAAAGAACAACGCGACCAAGCTCGCGTCCAGGCTGCTCTAGAAAGAGTACGTGCCACAGCACAAAGCAACGATAACTTGATGCCAGTCATTATTGATGCTGTTAAAGAATACGCTTCTCTGGGTGAAATTTGCGGTGTCCTTCGTGACGTTTATGGTGAATATCGTCAACAGATCATTTTCTAG